In a genomic window of Saccharothrix sp. HUAS TT1:
- a CDS encoding ferritin, with amino-acid sequence MAVNLKKIASSRASKFHDLLQEQVRNEFTASQQYVAIAVWFDAGDLPRLASHFYKQALEERNHAMMIVQYLMDNGLPVTIPGVDAVRNDFTAPREPVALALEQEKTVTEQIVALAKTARDEGDYIGEQFLQWFLKEQVEEVASMSTLLTVIDRADGNLFHVENFLTRESVGEDVDGGAPRAAGGAL; translated from the coding sequence ATGGCTGTCAACCTGAAGAAAATCGCCTCCTCGCGTGCCTCCAAGTTCCACGACCTGCTTCAGGAGCAGGTGCGCAACGAGTTCACGGCCTCGCAGCAGTACGTGGCCATCGCGGTCTGGTTCGACGCCGGCGACCTGCCCAGGCTCGCCTCGCACTTCTACAAGCAGGCGCTGGAAGAGCGCAACCACGCCATGATGATCGTGCAGTACCTGATGGACAACGGCCTGCCGGTCACCATTCCCGGGGTGGACGCGGTGCGCAACGACTTCACCGCGCCGCGGGAGCCGGTCGCGCTCGCGCTGGAGCAGGAGAAGACGGTCACCGAGCAGATCGTGGCACTGGCCAAGACGGCCCGCGACGAGGGCGACTACATCGGCGAGCAGTTCCTCCAGTGGTTCCTCAAGGAGCAGGTGGAGGAGGTCGCGTCGATGAGCACGCTGCTCACCGTGATCGACCGGGCCGACGGCAACCTGTTCCACGTGGAGAACTTCCTGACCCGCGAGAGCGTGGGCGAGGACGTCGACGGCGGCGCCCCGCGGGCCGCGGGCGGCGCGCTGTAA
- a CDS encoding arginine deiminase has protein sequence MTAHIAQTASTDDEPAPAPRVDSEVGPLRTVLLHRPGAELKRLTPRNNDQLLFDGVPWVDRAQEEHDAFAELLRGRGVEVLLLADLLVAALHDDRARIAGIHSAVNERRLGIDLADALRSHLASIGPAQLAAALMTGMTFEELPAAEGASLVRKMHHPIDFAVDPLPNLLFTRDSSVWVGDRVAITSLALPARDRETALTDLIYAYHPRFRRTGRAYGAHSAPVEGGDVLLLAPGVLAIGVGERTTPAGAESFARSALADGLAHTVLAVPITQERATMHLDTVCTMVDRDAVVMYPAVRDNLDAYPVRSDGDGGVVVEDRRPFLAAAAEAMGIERLRVIDTGLDAVTAEREQWDDGNNTLAVGPGLVVAYERNVETNARLEDAGVEVIRISGSELGSGRGGPRCMSCPIDRAPLV, from the coding sequence GTGACTGCGCACATCGCCCAGACCGCGTCCACCGACGACGAGCCGGCTCCGGCCCCCAGGGTCGACAGCGAGGTCGGCCCGCTGCGCACGGTGCTGCTGCACCGGCCGGGGGCCGAGCTGAAGCGGCTCACCCCGCGCAACAACGACCAGCTGCTGTTCGACGGCGTGCCGTGGGTCGACCGGGCCCAGGAGGAGCACGACGCGTTCGCCGAGCTGCTGCGCGGGCGCGGCGTCGAGGTGCTGCTGCTGGCGGACCTGCTGGTCGCCGCGCTGCACGACGACCGGGCCCGGATCGCGGGCATCCACAGCGCGGTCAACGAGCGGCGGCTGGGCATCGACCTGGCCGACGCGCTGCGCTCGCACCTGGCGTCGATCGGCCCGGCGCAGCTGGCCGCCGCGCTGATGACCGGCATGACGTTCGAGGAGCTGCCGGCGGCCGAGGGCGCGTCGCTGGTGCGCAAGATGCACCACCCGATCGACTTCGCGGTCGACCCGCTGCCGAACCTGCTGTTCACCCGCGACTCGTCGGTGTGGGTGGGCGACCGGGTCGCGATCACGTCGCTGGCGCTGCCCGCCCGCGACCGGGAGACCGCGCTGACCGACCTGATCTACGCCTACCACCCGCGGTTCCGCCGCACCGGCCGCGCGTACGGGGCGCACTCCGCGCCGGTCGAGGGCGGCGACGTGCTGCTGCTCGCGCCGGGCGTGCTGGCGATCGGCGTCGGCGAGCGGACCACGCCGGCGGGCGCGGAGTCGTTCGCCCGGTCCGCGCTGGCCGACGGCCTGGCGCACACCGTGCTGGCGGTGCCGATCACCCAGGAGCGGGCCACCATGCACCTGGACACGGTGTGCACGATGGTCGACCGGGACGCCGTGGTGATGTACCCGGCGGTGCGGGACAACCTGGACGCCTACCCCGTCCGGTCCGACGGCGACGGCGGCGTCGTGGTCGAGGACCGGCGGCCGTTCCTGGCGGCCGCGGCCGAGGCGATGGGCATCGAGCGGCTGCGGGTGATCGACACCGGGCTGGACGCGGTGACCGCCGAGCGGGAGCAGTGGGACGACGGCAACAACACGCTGGCCGTCGGGCCCGGCCTGGTGGTGGCCTACGAGCGGAACGTGGAGACGAACGCGCGGCTGGAGGACGCGGGCGTCGAGGTGATCCGGATCAGCGGCTCGGAACTGGGCTCCGGCCGGGGCGGGCCGCGCTGCATGTCGTGCCCGATCGACCGCGCGCCACTGGTGTGA
- a CDS encoding TCP-1/cpn60 chaperonin family protein gives MGRHALLVATGEYEDVRLSRLRAPEQDVERLAAVLEDPDVGGFTTVEVLRDKADHEIRRAVADVLDAREADDLVLLYFSCHGLTTPAGRLYFAASNTVQDRPAGTAIPRSFLNEQLEDCRASGRVLLLDCCFSGAFVEGFKSGGTTVLDDVDSDGVGSGYVVMTASNAYEYAFEQDSLSLDAPLASLFTDVLIEGLAGGGADLDGDGWIDVDELFKYTRAEVRVRRPDQTPQYFAHGSSQPLRIARAGGSPGRKPRRTASYTSGQLLVARGFRAAAEPVCRTLGPMGRRAVVFVDRRPVELADASGIVAAFQPDDPRDSLGAGYVRDLVREVRRDAGDGAASAVAVARGAIDGLVEAMRDGHDPVRLMRGVTAAATRAVELIGELAVPLEPSDVPALAAAAAGDVGVGRLVGNVVAVTGRRGTVLVEEGVGFGLEYEIGRGLWFDSGYASSLFVTDPTRREAVLVNARVLLLSGHLPRAVDKVVDSLGVAEQLLVVCEEISHAALTALLKLGERLPVVAVVTDHDRLNRLQAVVGGTILDVDLLEAVTARSFGQAEKVVVTASETLVYGGRSQTGNPAGLIRAAASEVGKVERAVRAVRSAAFEGVLPGGGLGLAEVGSRLAASATGAVEEVAGWRAFAAALAEPARRVAENAAVTVADLDRGLLDSAGVARVVVTAAVRTTSRFLLVG, from the coding sequence GTGGGGCGGCACGCCCTGCTGGTCGCGACCGGCGAGTACGAGGACGTCCGGCTGAGCCGGCTGCGCGCCCCCGAGCAGGACGTGGAACGCCTCGCCGCCGTGCTGGAGGACCCCGACGTCGGCGGCTTCACGACGGTCGAGGTGCTGCGGGACAAGGCCGACCACGAGATCCGCCGCGCGGTCGCGGACGTGCTCGACGCGCGGGAGGCCGACGACCTGGTGCTGCTGTACTTCTCGTGCCACGGCCTCACCACCCCGGCCGGGAGGTTGTACTTCGCCGCGTCGAACACCGTGCAGGACCGGCCCGCGGGCACCGCGATCCCGCGCTCGTTCCTCAACGAGCAGCTGGAGGACTGCCGGGCGTCCGGCCGGGTCCTGCTGCTGGACTGCTGCTTCAGCGGCGCGTTCGTCGAGGGGTTCAAGTCGGGCGGGACGACCGTGCTGGACGACGTGGACTCGGACGGCGTCGGCTCCGGCTACGTGGTGATGACGGCGTCCAACGCCTACGAGTACGCGTTCGAGCAGGACTCGCTGTCCCTGGACGCGCCGCTGGCGTCGCTGTTCACCGACGTGCTGATCGAGGGCCTGGCGGGCGGCGGCGCCGATCTCGACGGCGACGGGTGGATCGACGTCGACGAGCTGTTCAAGTACACCCGGGCCGAGGTGCGCGTCCGGCGCCCCGACCAGACGCCGCAGTACTTCGCGCACGGCTCGTCGCAGCCGCTGCGGATCGCGCGGGCCGGCGGCTCACCGGGTCGCAAGCCGCGGCGCACGGCGTCCTACACGTCCGGGCAGCTGCTGGTGGCGCGCGGTTTCCGGGCCGCCGCCGAACCCGTCTGCCGGACGCTGGGCCCGATGGGCCGGCGGGCCGTGGTGTTCGTGGACCGGCGGCCGGTCGAGCTGGCGGACGCCTCCGGGATCGTCGCCGCGTTCCAGCCGGACGACCCGCGCGACTCGCTCGGCGCCGGGTACGTCCGCGACCTGGTGCGCGAGGTGCGGCGGGACGCCGGTGACGGCGCGGCGTCGGCGGTGGCCGTGGCGCGCGGTGCGATCGACGGGCTGGTCGAGGCGATGCGCGACGGGCACGACCCGGTGCGGCTGATGCGCGGCGTCACGGCCGCCGCCACCCGCGCGGTGGAGCTGATCGGCGAGCTCGCCGTGCCGCTGGAGCCGTCGGACGTGCCCGCGCTGGCCGCCGCCGCGGCCGGTGACGTCGGGGTCGGCAGGCTGGTGGGGAACGTCGTCGCGGTGACCGGGCGGCGCGGGACGGTCCTGGTGGAGGAGGGCGTGGGGTTCGGGCTGGAGTACGAGATCGGCCGCGGCCTGTGGTTCGACAGCGGGTACGCGTCCAGCCTGTTCGTCACCGACCCGACCCGGCGCGAGGCGGTGCTGGTGAACGCGCGGGTGCTGCTGCTGAGCGGGCACCTGCCGCGCGCCGTCGACAAGGTGGTCGACTCGTTGGGCGTCGCCGAACAGCTGCTGGTGGTGTGCGAGGAGATCTCGCACGCGGCGCTCACGGCGTTGCTGAAGCTCGGGGAGCGGCTGCCGGTCGTCGCGGTCGTGACCGACCACGACCGGCTGAACCGGCTCCAGGCCGTCGTCGGCGGCACGATCCTCGACGTCGACCTGCTGGAGGCGGTGACGGCGCGGTCGTTCGGCCAGGCGGAGAAGGTCGTGGTCACCGCGTCGGAGACGCTGGTCTACGGCGGCCGGTCGCAGACCGGCAACCCGGCCGGCCTGATCCGCGCCGCCGCCTCCGAGGTGGGCAAGGTGGAGCGCGCCGTCCGCGCCGTGCGCAGCGCCGCCTTCGAGGGCGTGCTGCCCGGCGGCGGGCTCGGCCTGGCCGAGGTCGGCTCCCGGCTGGCCGCGTCCGCCACCGGCGCCGTCGAGGAGGTCGCGGGGTGGCGGGCGTTCGCCGCCGCGCTCGCCGAACCGGCGCGCCGCGTCGCCGAGAACGCCGCGGTCACCGTCGCCGACCTGGACCGCGGCCTGCTGGACTCGGCGGGGGTGGCGCGCGTCGTGGTGACCGCGGCCGTCCGCACCACCTCCCGCTTCCTCCTGGTCGGCTGA
- a CDS encoding DUF5926 family protein: MAKRTAVKNKPADGVNPRQPCPCGSGKRYKACHGAAGGAADVIVSRPFQGLAAEAELIALREFVPSATVELPLKDDSGRAIVLATVLPMAAAGLVRADGTAFVGLQVQTRSGDLSRDLARAVQWALTAETGDALSVVGPDDGANPGRLQDLLDPEAALSPELHTDFAWWLPPDNEPTGEVALSLERANAAILPTERLNAPGVEAAYWVDAGDKAHLRWVRPESEETLLAALARLSVRGELDLGEGSRYAGSFRAHGLLVPVWDLDRELHSSEWAPGAEALGKRLQDALTSLDDEPLTEAERRSRDGLRGRQITLR; this comes from the coding sequence GTGGCGAAGCGGACGGCCGTGAAGAACAAGCCGGCGGACGGCGTCAACCCGCGGCAGCCGTGCCCGTGCGGGTCCGGCAAGCGCTACAAGGCGTGCCACGGCGCGGCCGGCGGCGCGGCGGACGTGATCGTCTCCCGCCCGTTCCAGGGGCTGGCCGCCGAGGCCGAGCTGATCGCGCTGCGCGAGTTCGTGCCGTCGGCGACGGTGGAGCTGCCGCTCAAGGACGACTCCGGGCGCGCCATCGTGCTGGCCACCGTGCTGCCGATGGCCGCCGCCGGCCTGGTCCGCGCGGACGGCACCGCGTTCGTCGGCCTGCAGGTGCAGACCCGGTCCGGCGACCTGAGCCGCGACCTGGCGCGGGCCGTGCAGTGGGCGCTGACCGCCGAGACCGGCGACGCCCTCTCGGTCGTCGGCCCGGACGACGGCGCCAACCCCGGCCGGTTGCAGGACCTGCTCGACCCCGAGGCCGCGCTGAGCCCCGAGCTGCACACCGACTTCGCGTGGTGGCTGCCGCCGGACAACGAGCCGACCGGCGAGGTCGCCCTGTCCCTGGAGCGCGCCAACGCCGCCATCCTGCCCACCGAGCGCCTGAACGCGCCCGGCGTCGAGGCCGCCTACTGGGTCGACGCGGGCGACAAGGCGCACCTGCGCTGGGTCCGCCCCGAGTCGGAGGAGACGCTGCTCGCGGCGCTCGCCCGGCTGTCCGTGCGCGGCGAGCTGGACCTGGGCGAGGGCTCCCGGTACGCGGGCTCGTTCCGCGCGCACGGCCTGCTCGTCCCGGTGTGGGACCTGGACCGCGAGCTGCACTCCAGCGAGTGGGCGCCGGGCGCGGAGGCGTTGGGCAAGCGCTTGCAGGACGCCCTGACCAGCCTCGACGACGAGCCGCTGACCGAGGCGGAACGGCGTTCGCGGGACGGTCTGCGCGGTCGGCAGATCACCCTGCGCTGA
- a CDS encoding alpha/beta hydrolase family protein, translating to MRIAARGVAAIATAALATAALSTAVPASAATGVRITMPELSGSHAVGTVELHLVDRRPDPWQPARAREVMATVSYPTDHRANDHRAAADRAPWMTPGVAAAVDAVAASPDSLGLPPGSVDWGSTRRHARTGAPARGHWPVVLFSPGFGSARELNAGLVDDLASRGYVVVSVSHTHESLAVEFPGGRVEPPLADPAEPTTLKTAIDVRVGDTRFVLDQLALIARGQNPDAERDPLPRGLDRALDLSRVGAFGHSYGGYTAGETMVHDRRVDAGINVDGAMGHGEGRPGEVVTRGLDRPFMLVGADFVDPDTGLVVEHSHRTPEFDRTWADFWPNQRGWKRDLHLDRSTHYSFTDLQFAVPQVGDLLSPEERREAVGAIDPTRSLAAQHDYFAAFFDLHLKGRDTRLFRGDPPRHPDVRFIR from the coding sequence ATGCGCATCGCAGCACGGGGCGTGGCGGCAATCGCCACCGCCGCACTAGCCACCGCCGCCTTGTCCACCGCCGTTCCAGCCTCGGCCGCCACGGGCGTGCGGATCACCATGCCGGAGCTGAGCGGGAGCCACGCCGTCGGCACGGTGGAGCTGCACCTGGTCGACCGGCGCCCCGACCCGTGGCAGCCGGCGCGGGCCCGCGAGGTGATGGCCACCGTCTCCTACCCGACCGACCACCGCGCCAACGACCACCGCGCCGCCGCCGACCGCGCGCCGTGGATGACGCCGGGCGTGGCGGCGGCGGTGGACGCCGTCGCGGCGAGCCCGGACAGCCTCGGCCTGCCGCCCGGCTCGGTCGACTGGGGTTCGACCCGGCGGCACGCGCGGACGGGCGCGCCCGCTCGCGGCCACTGGCCGGTGGTGCTGTTCTCGCCCGGCTTCGGGTCGGCGCGGGAGCTGAACGCGGGCCTCGTGGACGACCTCGCCTCCCGCGGGTACGTGGTCGTGTCCGTGTCGCACACCCACGAATCGCTCGCGGTCGAGTTCCCGGGCGGTCGGGTCGAGCCGCCGCTGGCCGATCCGGCCGAGCCCACGACCCTCAAGACCGCGATCGACGTGCGGGTGGGCGACACCCGGTTCGTGCTCGACCAGCTCGCGCTGATCGCCCGCGGTCAGAACCCGGACGCCGAGCGGGACCCGTTGCCGCGCGGGCTCGACCGGGCGCTGGACCTGTCGCGGGTCGGCGCGTTCGGCCACTCCTACGGCGGCTACACGGCGGGCGAGACGATGGTGCACGACCGGCGCGTCGACGCCGGGATCAACGTGGACGGCGCCATGGGGCACGGTGAAGGCCGACCGGGCGAGGTCGTGACGCGGGGCCTGGACCGGCCGTTCATGCTGGTGGGCGCGGATTTCGTGGACCCGGACACCGGCCTGGTGGTCGAGCACTCGCACCGGACGCCCGAGTTCGACCGGACGTGGGCGGACTTCTGGCCGAACCAGCGCGGGTGGAAGCGCGACCTGCACCTGGACCGGTCCACCCACTACAGCTTCACCGACCTGCAGTTCGCGGTGCCGCAGGTGGGCGACCTGCTCAGCCCGGAGGAGCGGCGGGAGGCGGTGGGCGCGATCGACCCGACCCGGTCGCTGGCGGCGCAGCACGACTACTTCGCCGCGTTCTTCGACCTGCACCTGAAGGGGCGCGACACCCGGCTGTTCCGGGGCGACCCGCCACGACACCCGGACGTGCGATTCATCCGGTGA
- a CDS encoding CPBP family intramembrane glutamic endopeptidase, which yields MIEDARTRRGYQVELLLVFAVTLGLSGVRSLVRLLDSLLDPVPLNEQKVAINVPQARFDLLDLVAQLLGVVQLAAWGGLGLYLLWQGGIKLGALGLDRTRIGPDALGSLGLAAVIGIPGLVFYLVAWNLGLNLAVLPSTLDQSWWRSAVLVLSAAGNAWAEEVLVVGYFITRLRQLGWRDNTALLASAVLRGSYHLYQGFGGFIGNVVMGLVFGKVWQRTNRLWVLVIAHALLDVVAFVGYAALRGHVSWLP from the coding sequence GTGATCGAGGACGCCCGGACGCGCCGCGGCTACCAGGTTGAACTGCTGCTCGTCTTCGCCGTGACGCTCGGCCTGTCCGGGGTGCGGAGCCTGGTGCGGTTGCTGGACAGCCTGCTGGACCCGGTGCCGCTCAACGAGCAGAAGGTCGCGATCAACGTCCCGCAGGCGCGGTTCGACCTGCTGGACCTGGTCGCGCAGCTGCTGGGCGTGGTGCAGCTGGCCGCGTGGGGCGGGCTCGGGCTGTACCTGCTGTGGCAGGGCGGCATCAAGCTGGGGGCGCTGGGCCTGGACCGCACCCGGATCGGGCCGGACGCGCTGGGCAGCCTCGGCCTGGCGGCCGTGATCGGCATCCCCGGCCTGGTCTTCTACCTGGTCGCGTGGAACCTGGGGCTGAACCTGGCCGTGCTGCCGTCCACCCTGGACCAGTCGTGGTGGCGCAGCGCGGTGCTGGTGCTGTCGGCCGCGGGCAACGCGTGGGCGGAGGAGGTGCTGGTCGTCGGGTACTTCATCACCCGGCTCCGGCAGCTCGGCTGGCGGGACAACACGGCGTTGCTGGCGAGCGCGGTGCTGCGCGGGTCGTACCACCTGTACCAGGGGTTCGGCGGGTTCATCGGGAACGTGGTGATGGGCCTGGTGTTCGGCAAGGTGTGGCAGCGCACGAACCGGCTGTGGGTGCTGGTCATCGCGCACGCGCTGTTGGACGTGGTCGCGTTCGTCGGTTACGCGGCGTTGCGCGGTCACGTGTCGTGGCTGCCGTAG
- a CDS encoding DUF952 domain-containing protein: MLRISPKADWRRAREDGAIPLDPDGFVHCSDPGTVHLPANRLYPARHDLVLLVIDPEGLPVLWEPGETEDGPWFPHVYGPIPADAVVAVHEFTPDADGAFRPLPVL; encoded by the coding sequence ATCCTGCGGATCAGCCCCAAGGCCGACTGGAGGCGCGCCCGCGAGGACGGCGCGATCCCGCTCGACCCGGACGGGTTCGTGCACTGCTCGGACCCCGGCACCGTGCACCTGCCGGCCAACCGCCTGTACCCGGCCCGGCACGACCTCGTGCTGCTGGTGATCGACCCGGAGGGCCTGCCGGTGCTGTGGGAGCCGGGCGAGACCGAGGACGGCCCGTGGTTCCCGCACGTCTACGGGCCGATCCCGGCCGACGCGGTGGTGGCCGTGCACGAGTTCACCCCGGACGCCGACGGCGCGTTCCGGCCGTTGCCCGTGCTCTGA
- a CDS encoding glycerophosphodiester phosphodiesterase family protein, with product MPPEVVAHRGASTRRPEHTLAAYELALRQGADGLECDVRLTKDGHLVCVHDRTIDRTSGGSGAVGAMTLAELRRHDFGSWHGGEPAEVLTLEVLLGLAADHGKRLFVETKHPVRQGGGVERRLAEALAGHRVDAVMMSFSVFAVRRFKLLRPEVPTVLLYDRLWPKVTPYFVDFPGPGVHLLRRHPDRGEGAYVWTVDDPADIALCRARGVRFLATNNPEETRERLADNLTPDQP from the coding sequence GTGCCACCTGAAGTCGTCGCCCACCGCGGCGCGTCCACCCGACGCCCGGAGCACACCCTCGCCGCCTACGAACTGGCCCTGCGGCAGGGCGCCGACGGGCTGGAGTGCGACGTGCGGCTCACCAAGGACGGTCACCTGGTGTGCGTGCACGACCGCACGATCGACCGCACCAGCGGCGGGTCGGGCGCGGTCGGCGCGATGACGCTGGCGGAGCTGCGGCGGCACGACTTCGGCAGCTGGCACGGCGGCGAACCGGCCGAGGTGCTGACCCTGGAGGTGCTGCTCGGGCTGGCGGCCGACCACGGCAAGCGGCTGTTCGTCGAGACCAAGCACCCCGTCCGGCAGGGCGGCGGGGTCGAGCGCAGGTTGGCCGAGGCGCTGGCCGGGCACCGGGTCGACGCGGTGATGATGTCGTTCTCCGTCTTCGCCGTGCGCCGGTTCAAGCTGCTCCGGCCCGAGGTGCCGACGGTGCTGCTGTACGACCGGCTGTGGCCGAAGGTGACACCGTACTTCGTCGACTTCCCCGGTCCGGGAGTTCACCTGCTCAGGCGTCACCCGGACCGGGGAGAGGGCGCCTACGTGTGGACGGTGGACGACCCGGCCGACATCGCGCTGTGCCGCGCCCGCGGCGTCCGGTTCCTCGCCACCAACAACCCGGAGGAGACGCGGGAGCGGCTTGCGGATAACTTGACGCCCGACCAGCCCTGA
- a CDS encoding VWA domain-containing protein, translating into MTQDNAVERQRRWRLLLGAAAGDLGGLGEDDLRRDGALTGLYGGGGDPVEAGGKRGAGLGGSSPVLHRWLGDVRTYFPTSVVQVMQKDAVERLGLRQLLLEPELLSSVEPDVNLVGTLVSLSRAIPERTRETARAVVRKVVEDIERKLADRLLAAVHGAIDRSRRTSRPRLSDVDWNRTIRKNLRHYQPDQGTVIVQDLVGNSRRSRQASLRDVVLLVDQSGSMAESVVYSAVLGASLASLKAVDTKLVVFDTEVVDLTEQLKDPVDLLFSTQLGGGTDINRAVAYGQSLVRRPTDTVMVLISDLYEGGVARELQRRVRELVQSGVTVVVLLALSDSGTPAYDHELAAKLSELGAPAFACTPDLFPDLLATALRREDVGAWAEQSGIPVGR; encoded by the coding sequence GTGACGCAGGATAACGCGGTTGAGAGGCAGCGGCGGTGGCGGTTGTTGTTGGGGGCGGCGGCGGGGGATCTTGGGGGGCTTGGGGAGGATGACCTGCGGCGGGATGGGGCGTTGACCGGGTTGTACGGGGGTGGTGGGGACCCGGTGGAGGCCGGGGGAAAGCGCGGTGCGGGGTTGGGTGGTTCGTCGCCCGTCCTGCACCGGTGGTTGGGGGATGTCCGCACTTACTTCCCGACCTCGGTCGTCCAGGTGATGCAGAAGGACGCCGTGGAACGGCTCGGTCTCCGGCAATTGCTGCTCGAACCCGAATTGCTTTCCAGCGTCGAACCCGACGTCAACCTGGTCGGCACGCTGGTGTCCCTTTCCCGCGCCATTCCCGAGCGCACCCGAGAGACCGCGCGGGCCGTGGTCCGCAAGGTGGTCGAGGACATCGAGCGCAAGCTCGCCGACCGCCTCCTCGCCGCCGTCCACGGCGCGATCGACCGCTCCCGCCGCACCAGCCGCCCCCGGCTGTCCGACGTGGACTGGAACCGCACGATCCGCAAGAACCTCCGCCACTACCAGCCCGACCAGGGCACGGTGATCGTCCAGGACCTGGTCGGCAACAGCCGGCGCAGCCGCCAGGCGTCCCTGCGCGACGTCGTCCTGCTGGTGGACCAGTCCGGTTCGATGGCCGAGTCGGTCGTCTACTCCGCCGTGCTGGGGGCCTCCCTGGCCTCGTTGAAGGCCGTGGACACCAAGCTGGTCGTGTTCGACACCGAGGTGGTCGACCTGACCGAGCAGCTGAAGGACCCGGTCGACCTGCTGTTCTCCACCCAGCTGGGTGGCGGCACGGACATCAACCGGGCCGTCGCCTACGGCCAGTCGCTGGTGCGCCGCCCGACGGACACCGTGATGGTCCTGATCAGCGACCTCTACGAGGGTGGTGTGGCGCGGGAGTTGCAGCGGCGGGTGCGGGAGCTGGTGCAGAGCGGGGTGACGGTGGTGGTGCTGCTCGCGCTGTCCGACAGCGGCACGCCCGCGTACGACCACGAGCTGGCGGCGAAGCTGTCGGAGTTGGGCGCGCCGGCGTTCGCCTGCACGCCGGACCTGTTCCCGGACCTGCTGGCGACCGCGCTGCGGCGGGAGGACGTCGGGGCGTGGGCCGAGCAGAGCGGCATCCCGGTGGGGCGCTAG
- a CDS encoding DUF2470 domain-containing protein — MSETRRPPAPHPAERARTIAARGGRAALLPSGGTENRVTPVLHHVHPRGEATIVLPDGHPLVEAARAAEVTAMLEVADQAPVQLREPVRGLLWITGWLRALGPDEAREAALQVAEARPDPRLLDVGHGASVLRLTPASLVVADAESTTSLRPELFAQAEPDPFAAYEDHWLRHLELSHRDVVGLLAKHLPDDLRGGHVRPLGLDRFGLRLRVEMADVDHDVRIAFSQPVATSQELAGELRRLMGCPFLAQRR, encoded by the coding sequence TTGAGCGAGACACGTCGACCGCCGGCGCCGCACCCCGCGGAGCGGGCCCGCACGATCGCCGCCCGCGGTGGGCGGGCGGCCCTGCTGCCGTCCGGCGGCACGGAGAACCGGGTCACGCCGGTGCTGCACCACGTCCACCCGCGGGGTGAGGCGACGATCGTGCTGCCCGACGGGCACCCGCTGGTCGAGGCGGCCCGCGCGGCCGAGGTGACCGCGATGCTGGAGGTGGCCGACCAGGCGCCCGTGCAGTTGCGGGAGCCGGTCCGCGGCCTGCTGTGGATCACCGGTTGGCTGCGCGCGCTCGGCCCGGACGAGGCGCGGGAGGCGGCGCTCCAGGTCGCCGAGGCGCGCCCGGACCCGAGGTTGCTCGACGTCGGGCACGGCGCGTCGGTGCTGCGGTTGACCCCCGCGTCGCTGGTGGTGGCCGACGCCGAGAGCACGACGTCGTTGCGGCCGGAGCTGTTCGCGCAGGCCGAGCCGGACCCGTTCGCGGCCTACGAGGACCACTGGCTGCGGCACCTGGAGCTGTCGCACCGGGACGTGGTCGGCCTGCTGGCGAAGCACCTGCCGGACGACCTGAGGGGCGGCCACGTCCGGCCGCTCGGGCTGGACCGCTTCGGCCTGCGGCTGCGGGTGGAGATGGCGGACGTGGACCACGACGTGCGGATCGCGTTCTCGCAGCCGGTGGCCACGTCGCAGGAGCTGGCGGGCGAGCTGCGCCGGCTGATGGGCTGCCCGTTCCTGGCGCAACGCCGGTGA